The following coding sequences are from one Gossypium hirsutum isolate 1008001.06 chromosome A12, Gossypium_hirsutum_v2.1, whole genome shotgun sequence window:
- the LOC107920705 gene encoding protein ASPARTIC PROTEASE IN GUARD CELL 1 — protein MGFLFALLFAGCFFFTAPFVGCSRSLLQTPQPTTALDVAEALVKTKNVISFDPTKKPAFTPLDQSFSASSPSSSPSSISLQIHPRVSIHKSSHLDYKALTLSRLQRDSARVSSLVTRLNLAVNGISRSDLKPLDTGLEFGAEDLEGPIVSGSSQGSGEYFSRVGIGKPPSQVYMVLDTGSDVNWVQCAPCADCYQQSDPIFEPSLSSSYSPLKCDTQQCKYLDDSECRNDRTCVYEVSYGDGSYTVGDFVTETITLGSDSVNNVAIGCGHNNEGLFVGAGGLLGLGGGPLSFTSQLNASSFSYCLVDRDSDSASTLEFDSSFPPNTITAPLIRNHQLDTFYYIGLTGISVGGELLPIPESAFQMDESGNGGIIVDSGTAVTRLQSDTYNVLRDAFAKGTKNLPSADSVALFDTCYNLSTKSSVDVPTLSLHFPEGKVLPLPAKNYMIPVDSVGTFCFAFAPTSSSLSIIGNVQQQGTRVGFDLGNSRVGFVPNKC, from the coding sequence ATGGGGTTTCTTTTTGCTCTTCTCTTCGCTGGCTGTTTCTTCTTTACAGCTCCATTTGTTGGCTGCTCTCGTAGTTTGCTGCAAACTCCTCAACCCACCACAGCTCTCGACGTCGCTGAAGCTCTTGTGAAGACCAAAAATGTCATCTCCTTCGACCCCACCAAGAAGCCAGCATTTACCCCACTGGACCAAAGCTTCTCAGCTTCATCTCCATCTTCTTCTCCGTCTTCCATCTCCCTTCAAATTCATCCCCGAGTTTCTATTCATAAAAGCTCCCACCTTGATTACAAAGCGCTAACCTTATCCCGACTCCAGCGTGACTCAGCTCGAGTCAGCTCGCTCGTCACTCGGTTGAATCTGGCTGTCAACGGGATTTCAAGGTCAGATCTCAAACCCCTTGATACGGGATTAGAATTTGGAGCCGAGGATCTGGAAGGTCCGATTGTGTCCGGTTCGAGTCAAGGAAGTGGTGAGTACTTTTCCCGAGTTGGAATCGGGAAACCACCGAGTCAAGTATACATGGTACTCGACACGGGCAGTGACGTCAACTGGGTACAATGCGCACCCTGCGCCGATTGTTACCAACAATCCGACCCAATCTTCGAGCCATCTTTGTCGTCTTCCTACTCTCCGCTAAAGTGCGACACCCAACAATGCAAGTACCTTGACGATTCCGAATGTCGAAATGACCGTACATGCGTCTACGAGGTGTCCTACGGTGACGGGTCTTACACTGTGGGTGACTTTGTCACCGAAACCATCACCCTCGGCTCGGATTCTGTCAACAATGTAGCCATTGGTTGTGGCCATAATAACGAAGGGTTATTTGTTGGAGCGGGAGGCTTGCTTGGTCTCGGTGGCGGCCCGCTCTCCTTTACCTCCCAGCTTAATGCAAGTAGTTTCTCCTATTGTCTCGTGGATCGTGACTCTGACTCAGCATCCACTCTTGAATTCGACTCGTCTTTCCCTCCTAACACCATTACAGCTCCATTAATTCGTAACCACCAGCTAGACACGTTTTATTATATTGGTTTAACCGGGATCAGTGTGGGTGGCGAGTTGCTCCCGATTCCTGAGTCAGCATTCCAAATGGACGAATCAGGTAATGGTGGGATTATCGTCGACTCGGGAACCGCCGTGACACGGTTGCAGAGCGACACCTATAATGTTCTCCGTGATGCGTTCGCTAAAGGGACAAAGAACTTACCGTCAGCTGATAGCGTGGCGTTGTTTGACACGTGTTACAATTTGTCTACGAAGAGTAGCGTGGATGTGCCAACGTTGTCATTGCACTTCCCAGAGGGTAAAGTTTTACCGTTACCGGCTAAGAATTACATGATACCGGTTGATTCCGTTGGGACCTTCTGTTTCGCGTTTGCGCCAACGTCCTCGTCTTTGTCAATCATTGGGAACGTGCAACAACAGGGGACGCGTGTCGGTTTCGATCTGGGCAACTCCCGCGTAGGATTCGTGCCCAACAAATGTTAA